A DNA window from Burkholderiales bacterium contains the following coding sequences:
- the uvrA gene encoding excinuclease ABC subunit UvrA produces the protein MDFIKIRGARTHNLKNINLDLPRNRLIVITGLSGSGKSSLAFDTLYAEGQRRYVESLSAYARQFLQLMEKPDVDLIEGLSPAISIEQKAASHNPRSTVGTVTEIHDYLRLLYARVGDPYCPDHNILLQAQSVSQMVDHVLQLPLDTRLMILSPLIVGRKGEQMELFDELRAQGFVRLRINGKVHEIDSLPKLNKNKKHTIEVVVDRVKVRPDIKQRLAESFETALRHADGRALAVEMENGKEHLFSAKFSCPVCSYSLPELEPRLFSFNNPMGACPRCDGLGQISFFDPKRVVAFPHLSLASGAIKSWDRRNQFYFQMLASLASHYKFDLDAPFEQLLLPVQEMVLNGSGREKIRFNYPGERGSHYQREHAFEGIIPNLERRYRETDSLVVREELSKYLNSQPCPLCQGTRLRREARHVRVAGKTIYEVSSLPLKQTVQFFEKINLNGAKQTIAEKIVKEIVSRLQFLNNVGLDYLALDRSADTLSCGEAQRIRLASQIGSGLTGVMYVLDEPSIGLHQRDNGRLLDTLKRLRDLGNSVIVVEHDHEAIMSADHIVDMGLGAGEHGGKVVAEGAPLKIRNNAESLTGQYLSGKRSIKLPGLRHKPDPKRRLRITGASGNNLKQVNLNLPVGLMVCVTGVSGSGKSTLINDTLYNAVARHLYGSPTEPAPHTAIEGVEFFDKAISVDQSPIGRTPRSNPATYTGLFTPIRELFADVPQARERGYGPGRFSFNVKGGRCEACQGDGMLKVEMHFLPDIYVPCDVCHSKRYNRETLEIQYKGKNIHEILQMTVGQAYVFFEPVPVVAKKLQTLLDVGLGYIKLGQSATTLSGGEAQRVKLSLELSKRDTGRTLYILDEPTTGLHFHDIDLLLKVLHRLRDHGNTVVVIEHNLDVIKTVDWIIDLGPEGGDGGGRIIAEGAPEDIAKNRQSYTGMYLKNVLQAAA, from the coding sequence ATGGACTTCATCAAAATCCGCGGCGCACGCACGCATAATCTCAAGAACATCAACCTCGATCTGCCGCGCAACCGGCTCATCGTGATTACCGGATTGTCCGGCTCCGGCAAGTCCTCGCTGGCGTTCGACACGCTCTACGCCGAGGGGCAGCGGCGCTATGTGGAATCGCTCTCGGCTTACGCCCGTCAATTCCTGCAGCTTATGGAAAAGCCGGACGTGGATTTGATCGAGGGCCTCTCGCCCGCGATTTCTATCGAGCAGAAAGCAGCCTCGCACAACCCACGCTCCACCGTCGGCACGGTGACTGAAATCCACGATTACCTGCGGCTTTTGTATGCCCGCGTGGGCGATCCTTACTGCCCCGACCACAACATCCTGCTGCAGGCGCAAAGCGTCTCGCAAATGGTGGATCATGTGCTGCAACTGCCGCTCGACACCAGGCTGATGATACTTTCGCCCTTGATCGTCGGGCGCAAGGGCGAGCAGATGGAGCTTTTCGACGAGCTGCGCGCACAAGGCTTCGTCCGGCTCAGAATCAACGGCAAGGTGCATGAAATCGACAGCCTGCCGAAGCTCAATAAAAACAAAAAGCATACGATCGAAGTCGTCGTTGACCGGGTGAAAGTCCGTCCCGACATCAAGCAACGGCTCGCCGAATCGTTCGAGACCGCGCTGCGCCATGCCGACGGGCGCGCGCTGGCGGTGGAAATGGAAAACGGAAAAGAGCATTTGTTCTCGGCCAAATTCTCCTGCCCGGTGTGCAGCTATTCCCTCCCCGAGCTTGAGCCGCGGCTTTTCTCCTTCAACAATCCCATGGGCGCCTGCCCGCGCTGCGACGGGCTGGGACAAATCAGCTTTTTCGATCCCAAGCGCGTGGTCGCTTTCCCGCACTTGAGTCTCGCGTCCGGCGCCATCAAGAGCTGGGATCGGCGCAACCAGTTTTATTTTCAGATGCTGGCTAGCCTCGCCTCGCATTACAAATTCGATCTTGACGCGCCGTTTGAACAGTTGCTGCTGCCCGTCCAGGAGATGGTTCTGAACGGCAGCGGTAGGGAAAAAATCCGCTTCAATTATCCCGGCGAGCGCGGCAGCCATTATCAGCGCGAACACGCTTTTGAAGGCATCATTCCCAATTTGGAGCGCCGCTACCGCGAGACCGATTCGTTGGTGGTGCGCGAGGAACTATCGAAATATCTCAATAGCCAGCCCTGCCCGCTGTGCCAGGGCACGCGGCTGCGGCGTGAAGCGCGGCACGTGCGCGTCGCCGGCAAGACGATTTACGAAGTGAGCAGCCTGCCGCTCAAGCAAACGGTGCAGTTCTTCGAAAAAATAAACCTGAACGGCGCCAAGCAGACGATTGCGGAAAAAATCGTCAAGGAAATCGTGAGCCGCCTACAATTTCTCAACAACGTCGGCCTCGATTATCTGGCTCTCGACCGTTCCGCCGACACGCTTTCCTGCGGCGAAGCGCAGCGCATCCGGCTGGCGAGCCAAATCGGCTCGGGGCTGACCGGCGTGATGTACGTGCTGGACGAGCCTTCCATCGGCCTGCACCAGCGCGACAACGGGCGCCTGCTCGACACGCTGAAGCGCCTGCGCGACCTCGGCAACAGCGTGATCGTGGTCGAGCACGACCACGAAGCCATCATGAGCGCCGATCACATCGTGGACATGGGGCTGGGCGCGGGCGAGCACGGCGGGAAAGTCGTCGCTGAAGGCGCGCCGCTCAAGATTCGGAATAATGCCGAATCGCTTACCGGCCAGTATCTTTCCGGCAAACGCAGCATCAAATTGCCGGGCCTGCGCCACAAGCCGGATCCGAAACGCAGACTGCGCATCACCGGCGCCAGCGGCAACAACCTGAAACAGGTGAACCTCAATTTGCCGGTAGGCTTGATGGTGTGCGTGACCGGAGTGTCCGGCTCGGGCAAGTCCACGCTGATCAACGACACGCTTTACAACGCGGTGGCGCGGCATCTTTACGGCAGCCCCACCGAACCCGCGCCGCACACGGCAATCGAAGGCGTGGAATTTTTCGACAAGGCGATCAGCGTGGATCAAAGCCCGATCGGCCGTACACCGCGTTCCAATCCCGCGACCTATACCGGGCTGTTCACGCCGATCCGCGAGCTTTTCGCCGACGTGCCGCAGGCGCGCGAGCGCGGCTATGGACCGGGACGGTTTTCATTCAACGTCAAGGGAGGGCGCTGCGAAGCCTGCCAGGGCGACGGCATGCTGAAAGTGGAAATGCATTTTTTGCCGGATATCTACGTACCGTGCGACGTGTGCCACAGCAAGCGCTACAACCGCGAAACGCTGGAGATTCAATACAAGGGAAAAAATATCCACGAGATTCTGCAAATGACAGTGGGGCAGGCCTATGTATTTTTTGAGCCGGTGCCGGTGGTGGCGAAAAAATTGCAAACGCTGCTGGACGTGGGATTAGGCTACATCAAGCTCGGTCAGTCGGCGACCACGCTTTCCGGCGGCGAAGCGCAGCGGGTGAAACTTTCGCTCGAGCTTTCCAAGCGCGACACCGGCAGGACGCTGTATATCCTGGATGAGCCGACCACTGGTTTGCATTTCCACGATATTGACCTCCTGCTCAAGGTGCTGCACCGCTTGCGCGACCACGGCAACACGGTGGTGGTGATCGAGCACAACCTCGACGTGATCAAAACCGTGGATTGGATTATCGATCTGGGTCCCGAGGGCGGCGACGGCGGCGGGCGCATCATCGCCGAGGGCGCACCTGAAGACATTGCCAAAAACCGGCAGAGTTACACCGGCATGTATCTGAAAAACGTGCTGCAAGCGGCAGCGTGA
- a CDS encoding MFS transporter, translating into MTFSDRMSPLELRASMGLASIFGLRMLGMFVILPVFALYAEHLPEGDNRTLVGIALGAYGLTQAILQIPLGWLSDRVGRKAVIYGGLIMFAIGSFVAAAAHDIYMIIFGRVLQGAGAISAAVIAMAADLTREQHRTKAMALIGSTIGLTFALSLVVSPLLNRWIGVPGIFAMTGVLALLAILVVLVMPSPQLVSSAERDRGKFMTVLRDGQLLRLNYGIFALHAALMALFLIVPFSLRKAGLDVDHHWKIYLPVMLASFVVLVPAIVFAEKKSKLKQVFCAAVALMLATQLLLPWLLGSLWEIFVALLAFFAAFNILEAMLPSLISKLAPVGAKGTAIGVYSSVQFFGAFVGAAVSGYLAQHYGNHAVFGFCVLLFAVWFIVALGMKVPGAVETKMYPIPAMDTRRASGLSRQLASVPGVKEVLVLAAEGVAYLQVDSGGFDEQNVIRLIAGEI; encoded by the coding sequence ATGACTTTCTCCGACAGGATGAGCCCGCTGGAGCTGCGCGCCAGCATGGGCCTGGCCTCCATATTTGGCTTGCGCATGCTAGGTATGTTCGTGATTCTGCCGGTGTTTGCGCTCTATGCCGAACATCTTCCCGAAGGGGACAACCGCACACTGGTCGGTATTGCGCTCGGCGCATATGGGCTGACCCAGGCGATTCTGCAAATCCCGCTCGGCTGGCTTTCCGACCGCGTGGGGCGGAAAGCGGTGATTTACGGCGGATTGATTATGTTCGCCATCGGCAGTTTTGTCGCGGCTGCCGCCCACGACATTTACATGATTATTTTCGGGCGCGTGCTGCAAGGGGCGGGCGCGATTTCCGCCGCGGTGATTGCGATGGCCGCGGATTTGACGCGCGAGCAACACCGCACCAAGGCGATGGCGCTGATCGGCTCCACCATCGGCCTCACTTTTGCCTTGTCGCTGGTGGTCTCGCCTCTGCTCAACCGATGGATAGGCGTACCAGGTATTTTTGCGATGACCGGCGTGCTGGCGCTGCTTGCCATCCTCGTGGTTTTGGTGATGCCCAGTCCGCAACTTGTCTCGAGTGCCGAGCGCGACCGCGGCAAATTCATGACGGTGTTGCGCGATGGGCAGTTGCTGCGCCTGAATTACGGGATTTTCGCGCTGCACGCGGCGCTGATGGCCTTGTTCCTCATCGTGCCGTTTTCGCTGCGGAAAGCCGGACTGGATGTGGACCACCACTGGAAAATCTATCTACCGGTGATGCTCGCTTCTTTTGTGGTGCTGGTGCCGGCGATTGTATTTGCGGAAAAGAAAAGCAAATTAAAGCAGGTTTTTTGCGCGGCGGTGGCACTGATGCTGGCAACCCAGCTCCTGCTGCCGTGGCTGCTGGGCAGTCTGTGGGAAATTTTTGTGGCGCTGTTGGCGTTTTTTGCCGCGTTCAACATCCTCGAAGCGATGCTGCCCTCGCTGATTTCCAAGCTGGCGCCGGTAGGAGCCAAGGGCACGGCCATCGGCGTCTACAGCAGCGTGCAGTTCTTCGGCGCCTTTGTGGGGGCGGCGGTGAGCGGTTATCTTGCACAGCATTACGGCAACCATGCTGTGTTTGGCTTTTGCGTACTGCTGTTTGCGGTCTGGTTCATCGTGGCGCTCGGCATGAAGGTCCCGGGCGCGGTGGAAACCAAGATGTATCCGATACCGGCGATGGATACCCGCCGCGCCAGCGGCTTGTCGCGACAGCTCGCCTCGGTGCCGGGGGTGAAAGAAGTGCTGGTGCTCGCCGCAGAAGGGGTCGCTTATTTACAAGTGGACAGCGGCGGTTTTGACGAACAAAATGTAATCCGATTAATCGCGGGGGAAATTTAG
- the ssb gene encoding single-stranded DNA-binding protein — protein sequence MASVNKVILIGNLGRDPEVRYNPDGGAMANISIATTDTWKDKQSGEKQERTEWHRVVFFGKLAEIAGEYLKKGSPVYVEGRLQTRKWQDKAGQERYTTEIVADRMQMLGSRGGGSEPMSRESPPKETASGGKSEKDGGSGKDGGSGKGSGFDDLEDDIPF from the coding sequence ATGGCTTCAGTGAACAAAGTCATCCTGATTGGAAATCTCGGGCGCGACCCGGAGGTGCGCTACAATCCCGACGGCGGGGCGATGGCCAACATCAGCATCGCCACCACCGATACCTGGAAGGACAAGCAGAGCGGCGAAAAACAGGAGCGCACCGAATGGCACCGCGTGGTCTTCTTCGGCAAGCTCGCCGAAATCGCCGGTGAATATCTCAAGAAAGGCAGCCCGGTCTATGTGGAAGGCCGGTTGCAGACAAGAAAATGGCAAGACAAGGCAGGCCAGGAGCGTTACACCACCGAAATCGTCGCCGACCGCATGCAGATGCTGGGTTCGCGCGGCGGCGGCTCGGAGCCGATGAGCCGCGAATCGCCGCCCAAGGAAACCGCTTCAGGCGGCAAGTCGGAGAAGGATGGCGGGTCAGGGAAGGATGGCGGGTCAGGGAAGGGCAGTGGGTTTGACGATCTGGAGGACGACATTCCGTTCTAG
- a CDS encoding DNA-binding domain-containing protein produces MKALSDLQKEFQNYVFQRDKRMEREVVGTKRASAKTRLGIYSSAYRLRLLEALDTDYPGLRALAGDEKFEKLGYAYIDSHPSPYFNLRWYGGKVAEFLKTTPHYSRHPVLGEMAAFEWAQALAFDAPNEPVVTVEDMGGVPGDAWPGLVFKPHASVQRLNLEWNVPAFWKAVEKKENPPQPQKNEYPIGWVLWRNNLQSYYRSLSVDEAWAIDAMREGRNFAEICGGLCEWMDELNIAQHAAGLLKTWIAEGMITKISFTG; encoded by the coding sequence ATGAAAGCGCTGAGCGACCTGCAGAAGGAATTCCAGAATTATGTCTTTCAACGCGACAAGCGCATGGAGCGCGAAGTCGTGGGTACGAAGCGCGCCAGCGCCAAAACGCGTTTGGGCATTTATTCCAGCGCCTACCGCCTGCGGCTGCTGGAAGCGCTGGACACCGATTATCCGGGCCTGCGCGCGCTGGCGGGTGATGAAAAGTTTGAAAAGCTGGGCTATGCCTACATCGACAGTCATCCGTCCCCCTACTTCAACCTGCGCTGGTATGGCGGCAAGGTGGCGGAATTTCTGAAGACCACACCTCATTACAGCCGGCATCCGGTGTTAGGCGAAATGGCGGCTTTCGAATGGGCGCAGGCTCTCGCCTTTGATGCGCCGAACGAGCCGGTGGTCACGGTGGAAGACATGGGCGGAGTGCCGGGAGACGCCTGGCCGGGTTTGGTGTTCAAGCCGCATGCCTCGGTGCAGCGGCTGAATCTGGAATGGAACGTGCCGGCGTTCTGGAAAGCGGTGGAGAAAAAAGAAAACCCGCCGCAGCCGCAAAAAAACGAATACCCCATAGGCTGGGTGCTGTGGCGCAACAACCTGCAAAGCTATTACCGCTCACTCAGCGTCGATGAAGCGTGGGCGATCGACGCGATGCGCGAAGGCCGCAACTTCGCCGAAATCTGCGGCGGCCTGTGCGAATGGATGGATGAACTCAACATCGCGCAGCATGCTGCGGGGTTGCTCAAAACCTGGATCGCCGAAGGGATGATTACCAAAATTTCCTTCACGGGCTAG
- a CDS encoding ABC transporter ATP-binding protein — protein MSESVIVVEALTKRFGKVLALDSVSFCVGRGTTCALLGGNGAGKTTTLSILLGLLLPTAGRIAVLGEDILRHRYRVLPRMNFTSPYVDLPKRLTVAENLDVYARLYGLVQVRARIQRLAGELELGEFLHRPYGTLSAGQRTRVALAKSLLNEPELLLLDEPTASLDPDMGDRMRGYLMSYQQRAGATLLLASHNMPEVERMCDDVLIMREGKIVDGGTPPALLARYGRANLEEVFLDVVRHRRAEELGQTA, from the coding sequence ATGAGCGAATCCGTCATCGTCGTCGAAGCGCTCACCAAGCGCTTCGGCAAGGTACTGGCCTTGGACTCAGTGAGCTTCTGCGTCGGCCGCGGCACGACCTGTGCGTTGCTGGGCGGCAACGGCGCGGGCAAGACCACCACGCTTTCCATTCTGCTCGGCCTTTTGCTCCCTACCGCCGGCAGAATCGCCGTTCTCGGCGAGGACATTTTGCGCCACCGCTATCGCGTGCTGCCGCGCATGAACTTCACTTCGCCCTATGTTGATTTGCCCAAGCGCTTGACCGTCGCGGAAAACCTCGATGTGTACGCCCGGCTCTACGGCCTGGTTCAGGTGCGCGCGCGCATCCAGCGGCTCGCCGGGGAGCTCGAGCTCGGCGAATTTCTGCACCGGCCTTATGGCACGCTCTCAGCGGGACAGAGGACGCGCGTTGCGCTCGCCAAGTCGCTGCTCAATGAGCCCGAGCTGCTCCTGCTCGATGAGCCCACGGCCTCGCTCGACCCGGACATGGGCGACCGCATGCGCGGCTATCTGATGAGCTATCAACAGCGTGCCGGCGCCACGCTGCTGCTCGCCTCGCACAACATGCCGGAGGTGGAGCGCATGTGCGACGATGTGCTGATCATGCGCGAAGGGAAAATCGTTGATGGGGGCACGCCGCCGGCGCTGCTGGCGCGTTACGGCCGGGCCAATCTGGAAGAAGTGTTTCTGGACGTGGTGCGCCACCGTCGCGCCGAAGAGTTGGGGCAGACGGCATGA
- a CDS encoding ABC transporter permease: MSAVAFSSRRIGAMVRRHVYLMRKSWPRILELMYYPSVQMILWGFIAKFLTTNSSWVAQAPGLLIASVLLWDILFRSQLGVSLSFFEEMYSRNLGHLFVSPLRPYELVCSKLVISLLRTLIGVGGAALLAIPLYHYSIFSMGLPLIAFFANLMVMGWAIGLMVSALVLRWGLGAENLAWALIFAAAPVSGVYYPVSVLPGWLQPFALALPSSHVFEGMRAVMIEHHFRTDLLLNSLLLNLIYLVAGVAIFLAAFRAARKRGLLLHIGE, encoded by the coding sequence ATGAGCGCGGTGGCTTTCTCCTCCCGGCGCATCGGCGCCATGGTGCGGCGCCACGTCTATCTCATGCGCAAATCCTGGCCGCGCATCCTCGAGCTCATGTATTACCCGTCGGTGCAAATGATACTGTGGGGTTTCATCGCCAAGTTTCTCACCACCAATAGCTCGTGGGTGGCGCAGGCGCCGGGCTTGCTGATTGCCTCGGTTTTGCTGTGGGACATTTTGTTCAGAAGCCAGCTCGGCGTTTCGCTCTCCTTTTTCGAGGAAATGTATTCGCGCAACCTCGGCCATCTTTTCGTGAGTCCCCTGCGGCCTTACGAGCTGGTGTGTTCGAAGCTCGTCATCAGCCTGCTGCGCACGCTGATTGGCGTGGGCGGCGCGGCGCTTTTGGCGATACCGCTTTACCATTATTCAATTTTCAGCATGGGCCTGCCGCTGATTGCGTTTTTCGCCAACCTCATGGTGATGGGCTGGGCGATCGGCCTTATGGTTTCGGCGCTGGTGCTGCGCTGGGGCCTGGGTGCGGAAAATCTAGCGTGGGCGCTGATTTTCGCCGCCGCGCCGGTGAGCGGGGTGTATTACCCGGTGAGCGTGCTGCCCGGCTGGCTGCAGCCGTTTGCGCTGGCACTGCCCTCAAGCCACGTGTTCGAAGGCATGCGCGCGGTGATGATCGAACACCACTTTCGCACCGATCTCCTGCTCAACTCGCTGCTGCTCAACTTGATCTATCTTGTCGCGGGAGTGGCGATTTTCCTGGCTGCATTCCGCGCGGCGCGCAAGCGTGGGCTGTTGCTGCATATCGGCGAATAA
- a CDS encoding redoxin domain-containing protein: MKTYLRALQLGLLMILAGLVTLSQAERWNYRIGEVAPAFNLTSLDGKPVSLADYKGKIVVMSFMTSWCTFCNAAAPYFEQIRRQYQDKGVQTLIVDVHEEKGPIAEFVKKHNLTCPVALDLDGKITERYAPPPTIAPDLKREETMIASFMIVDRQGKIRFLSLNEDTAKFDAKLTKLRKRLDALLAEK, translated from the coding sequence ATGAAGACATATCTTCGCGCTCTGCAACTTGGGCTATTGATGATACTGGCTGGCCTGGTTACGCTTTCCCAGGCGGAGCGGTGGAACTATCGAATCGGCGAGGTGGCGCCTGCGTTCAACCTCACCAGCCTGGACGGCAAACCGGTAAGCCTGGCGGATTACAAGGGCAAAATCGTTGTCATGAGTTTCATGACCTCGTGGTGTACGTTTTGCAACGCAGCGGCCCCGTATTTCGAACAGATCCGCAGGCAGTATCAGGACAAAGGGGTACAGACTCTGATCGTCGATGTGCACGAGGAGAAGGGCCCCATCGCCGAGTTCGTGAAAAAGCACAACCTGACGTGCCCGGTGGCCTTGGACCTGGATGGCAAGATTACCGAACGGTATGCACCGCCGCCCACGATTGCCCCGGACCTGAAGCGCGAAGAAACCATGATCGCCTCGTTCATGATCGTCGATAGACAAGGCAAGATTCGGTTCCTCTCGCTCAATGAGGATACGGCGAAATTTGACGCGAAGCTGACCAAGCTGCGGAAGCGCCTGGACGCGCTGCTAGCGGAAAAATAA
- a CDS encoding protein-disulfide reductase DsbD domain-containing protein codes for MHSVSAGLASLVVLLGAASATAADVLSVRPPAAILATAGQDAVAVIQVAVKHGYHVQANPVRNPSLIPIVLDVKPDRTVVPGSPIYPLAKTMRLDGSDEDLVVYDGTFVIRLPLKIAPDAQRGRVTLSGTLRYQACDDRHCLFPITLPVNLVVQVGG; via the coding sequence ATGCATTCGGTTTCCGCCGGGCTTGCGTCGCTGGTTGTGCTGCTCGGCGCAGCCAGCGCTACGGCGGCGGACGTATTGAGTGTCAGGCCGCCTGCAGCGATATTGGCAACGGCCGGCCAGGATGCGGTCGCGGTAATTCAGGTAGCGGTGAAGCATGGCTATCATGTCCAGGCCAACCCGGTTAGAAACCCGAGCCTGATTCCTATTGTGCTCGATGTGAAACCTGATAGGACGGTCGTTCCCGGATCGCCAATCTATCCTTTGGCCAAAACCATGCGGCTCGATGGTTCTGACGAGGATCTAGTGGTGTATGACGGCACGTTTGTGATCCGGCTACCACTCAAGATCGCGCCAGATGCGCAACGGGGCCGGGTGACGCTGAGTGGAACACTGCGCTACCAGGCATGCGACGACAGGCACTGCCTGTTCCCGATTACTCTTCCCGTCAATCTTGTCGTCCAGGTGGGAGGTTAG
- a CDS encoding sulfite exporter TauE/SafE family protein produces the protein MDVGSVVALATLIFVAALLYSSVGHAGASGYLAAMALFGLAPGIMKPTALSLNILVSVIVTIKFYRAGHFSWSLFWPFALASIPFAVLGGFLSLPGAIYKPLVGLVLLGTAWRSLREAKRLTAREINPQPLPVTMVAGAGIGLLSGLTGVGGGIFLSPLLLLRGWAEPRRVSAVAAAFILVNSVAGLLGFLSRTPELPTALPWWALAAAVGGYIGSEFGSRRLGNPTIQRLLAVVLAIAGLKMIFTA, from the coding sequence TTGGACGTTGGAAGTGTTGTCGCCCTAGCCACCCTCATCTTTGTTGCGGCGCTTCTGTATTCCTCCGTCGGTCACGCCGGCGCGTCGGGGTATCTTGCAGCTATGGCGTTGTTTGGCCTCGCGCCCGGAATAATGAAACCGACGGCACTTAGCTTAAACATCCTGGTTTCAGTCATCGTAACCATCAAGTTTTATCGCGCTGGGCACTTTTCGTGGTCGCTCTTTTGGCCGTTTGCGCTCGCCTCGATTCCGTTTGCTGTTCTGGGTGGGTTTCTGTCACTCCCGGGCGCTATCTATAAACCGCTTGTCGGGCTGGTGCTCCTCGGTACCGCTTGGCGGTCGCTTCGCGAAGCGAAGCGACTCACTGCCCGTGAAATCAACCCCCAACCTCTGCCGGTTACAATGGTCGCGGGTGCCGGTATTGGGCTGTTGTCGGGGTTAACGGGCGTCGGGGGCGGCATATTCTTGAGTCCGCTTCTCTTACTAAGAGGCTGGGCGGAGCCCCGAAGGGTGTCGGCAGTTGCTGCGGCGTTTATTCTGGTCAACTCCGTTGCGGGCTTGCTGGGGTTCCTTTCACGAACTCCAGAACTTCCCACCGCTTTGCCATGGTGGGCACTTGCAGCAGCCGTTGGCGGCTATATCGGCTCAGAGTTTGGGAGTCGTCGTTTGGGAAATCCAACGATCCAACGTCTGTTGGCAGTTGTGTTGGCAATCGCGGGTTTGAAAATGATATTTACGGCCTAA
- a CDS encoding DUF1761 domain-containing protein: protein MHPDIHLNYLAVVTAVVASFLFGWLWHGPLFGKKWASLMKMPTDCKPDPKVMMRGMGLTLLGTFLTAYVLAHSAEVWRPSVWGVGADAPSYVYGFFSGFFTWIGFFVPMLLGSVAWENRSWSLFGLNAAYHFVNLQVIAMILAHWR, encoded by the coding sequence ATGCATCCAGACATTCACCTCAACTACTTGGCGGTGGTCACCGCCGTCGTCGCAAGTTTCCTTTTCGGATGGCTCTGGCATGGGCCTCTGTTCGGGAAAAAATGGGCGAGTCTCATGAAGATGCCGACGGACTGCAAGCCCGATCCCAAAGTCATGATGCGCGGGATGGGGCTGACGCTGCTCGGGACGTTCCTGACGGCCTATGTCCTGGCGCATTCGGCCGAAGTCTGGCGCCCGTCGGTGTGGGGTGTGGGAGCAGATGCGCCGTCCTACGTCTACGGATTTTTCAGCGGTTTTTTCACCTGGATTGGCTTCTTTGTCCCGATGCTGTTGGGATCGGTCGCCTGGGAGAACAGGAGTTGGAGTCTGTTTGGGCTGAATGCCGCATACCACTTTGTGAACCTTCAAGTCATCGCGATGATTCTTGCCCATTGGCGCTGA
- a CDS encoding zinc ribbon domain-containing protein: MPIYEYRCAACGFQKDYLQKLSDAPLTRCPACGEKKLSKLVSAAGFQLKGKGWYATDFKEGSKPKPKPDDAKKPAAESKGTKPAAPAAAPPASK; the protein is encoded by the coding sequence ATGCCGATTTACGAGTATCGCTGCGCCGCTTGCGGGTTCCAGAAGGACTACCTGCAGAAGTTGAGCGACGCCCCCCTGACGCGCTGCCCCGCGTGCGGTGAGAAAAAACTGAGCAAACTCGTCTCCGCTGCCGGATTCCAGCTCAAGGGCAAGGGCTGGTACGCCACCGATTTCAAAGAGGGGTCCAAGCCCAAGCCCAAGCCGGATGACGCGAAAAAACCCGCTGCAGAATCCAAAGGGACTAAACCAGCGGCGCCGGCGGCTGCCCCGCCTGCCAGCAAATGA
- a CDS encoding DUF502 domain-containing protein codes for MKKYFITGLLIWVPIVITLWVLNLLVSTMDQSLLLLPERYQPRNLLGFQIPGFGVILTVLVVFLTGLFTANIIGQRLVRIWEGLLSRIPVVKTIYRSVKQVSDTLFSSQGEAFRKALLVQYPRQGSWIIAFQTGQPGGDVTNHLKGEYISVYVPTTPNPTSGFFLMMPKSEVIELDMSVDEALKYIISMGVAAPDTQKETN; via the coding sequence ATGAAAAAATACTTCATCACCGGGCTCCTGATTTGGGTGCCCATCGTCATCACTTTATGGGTGCTGAACTTGCTGGTCAGCACCATGGATCAAAGCCTGCTGCTGCTCCCCGAGCGCTACCAGCCGCGGAACCTGCTCGGCTTTCAGATTCCCGGTTTCGGCGTCATTCTCACCGTGCTGGTGGTGTTCCTTACCGGACTTTTCACCGCCAACATCATCGGGCAGCGCCTGGTGCGGATTTGGGAAGGCCTGCTTTCGCGCATCCCGGTGGTCAAGACGATTTACAGGAGCGTCAAGCAGGTGAGCGATACGCTGTTTTCCAGCCAGGGAGAGGCGTTTCGCAAGGCGCTGCTGGTGCAGTATCCGCGCCAAGGCTCGTGGATCATCGCCTTTCAAACCGGGCAGCCGGGTGGCGATGTCACCAATCATCTTAAAGGCGAATACATAAGTGTTTACGTGCCGACTACGCCCAACCCCACGTCGGGTTTTTTTCTGATGATGCCGAAGAGCGAGGTTATCGAACTCGACATGAGCGTGGATGAGGCGCTTAAATACATCATCTCCATGGGAGTCGCGGCGCCGGATACTCAGAAAGAAACCAACTAA